A portion of the Manihot esculenta cultivar AM560-2 chromosome 2, M.esculenta_v8, whole genome shotgun sequence genome contains these proteins:
- the LOC110610029 gene encoding CDK5RAP1-like protein isoform X1, which produces MEIGKSLLNLLSYGKSINTELQILSLYICLIPASEFSPDSEIHPRGHIYHETYGCQMNINRTKQNQKCGRDVITFVLKGQWKRNDAIGRSQSVPSKVVVFGCLA; this is translated from the exons ATGGAGATTGGAAAGTCTTTGCTTAATTTGCTCTCGTATGGGAAATCAATCAACACTGAACTGCAAATTTTGTCTTTGTACATTTG CCTTATACCAGCATCAGAATTTTCTCCAGATTCTGAAATTCATCCAAGAGGCCATATTTATCATGAGACTTATGGATGTCAGATGAATATCAACA GGACAAAGCAGAACCAAAAGTGTGGCAGAGACGTAATTACTTTTGTTCTCAAGGGACAATGGAAGAGAAATGATGCTATTGGAAGGTCACAGTCAGTTCCTTCTAAGGTGGTTGTTTTCGGATGTCTGGCTTAA
- the LOC110610029 gene encoding uncharacterized protein LOC110610029 isoform X2: MEIGKSLLNLLSYGKSINTELQILSLYICLIPASEFSPDSEIHPRGHIYHETYGCQMNINRTKQNQKCGRDVITFVLKGQWKRNDAIGRSQSVPSKREESGHI; the protein is encoded by the exons ATGGAGATTGGAAAGTCTTTGCTTAATTTGCTCTCGTATGGGAAATCAATCAACACTGAACTGCAAATTTTGTCTTTGTACATTTG CCTTATACCAGCATCAGAATTTTCTCCAGATTCTGAAATTCATCCAAGAGGCCATATTTATCATGAGACTTATGGATGTCAGATGAATATCAACA GGACAAAGCAGAACCAAAAGTGTGGCAGAGACGTAATTACTTTTGTTCTCAAGGGACAATGGAAGAGAAATGATGCTATTGGAAGGTCACAGTCAGTTCCTTCTAAG AGGGAAGAGAGCGGTCACATCTAG
- the LOC110609601 gene encoding probable ubiquitin-conjugating enzyme E2 16, whose translation MTSSSATARKALSKIACNRLQKELVEWQVNPPAGFKHKPTDNLQRWVIEVSGASGTLYANETYQLQVDFPEHYPMEAPQVVFLHPAPLHPHIYSNGHICLDILYDSWSPAMTVSSVCISILSMLSSSTVKQRPEDNDRYVKNCRNGRSPKETRWWFHDDKV comes from the exons ATGACCAGCTCCTCCGCCACCGCCCGCAAG GCTCTGAGTAAGATTGCTTGCAATCGCCTTCAGAAAGAACTCGTAGAGTGGCAGGTCAACCCTCCTGCTGGCTTCAAACACAAACCCACCGATAATCTCCAAAG GTGGGTAATTGAAGTAAGTGGTGCTTCTGGAACCCTGTATGCGAATGAGACCTACCAACTTCAAGTTGACTTCCCAGAGCATTACCCTATGGAAGCACCTCAG GTTGTTTTTCTTCATCCGGCTCCACTGCACCCACATATTTATAGCAACGGCCATATTTGTTTAG ATATATTATATGATTCATGGTCCCCTGCCATGACTGTTAGTTCTGTCTGTATCAGCATTCTCTCAATGCTTTCAAGCTCAACTGTGAAG CAACGGCCTGAAGACAATGATCGCTATGTAAAGAACTGTAGAAATGGCAGATCTCCGAAGGAGACTAGGTGGTGGTTCCACGATGATAAAGTGTAA